The genomic interval AATTCGGGCAAGGGATCTCACTACGACGGAGATTTGAGTGATCCTATATGGGCAGTGGTaagggagaaaagaaacaccAACAGCACCGTCGACGCTGCCGAATAAGCAGTAGAAAATTTGGATCATGTTCCATTCTTCGCAAGGCAGCTTTTTATCTTCAGAATCAAGACAAATTGAAACTTCAGTGGCCCCAAGTCTATTGGCCTTGAGCGTGATACGTAATGAAGACCTTAGCAAAGCAATTGCCGATCCGCACACTGGGGTTCATGACAGCATTTTGACTAAACCGCTGGGGGAATCGAGAATTGAATGAGCTGAAGGGAAGATGAGAAAAGGTCAAGGTCCTTTTCAAGTCAATGTGGGTTTCCCAGTCACGTGTATCCACTGGACCTACCGCCTTGGTGCCTTGGTGCCTTTGACGCGGTGTTTCTGGGCGGATCGCGCTtctgcctttcttcttcttctgtcccGCACAACACCTGCCCAGAACACAGCAAGCAGTCTTGTGCGCGCGCTGCTCTGTGCGCGAAACATTGCTTGCTTTCTTTTATTCTTTTCGGAGCTTCGTTTTCCTGACCGTGATTCAAGCCCCGAACTGCTATCGCAAGCGTGAACGTCTTATCACGACTACCTCCCGCAACCGCAACCCACGCGCCGATCGCtagccatggccatgatgcaCTAATCTAGGGCCCAACATGGTAAAGCACCTTGGTCCACCAAAGGGACATGACATCGGACTGGTGGCCGGAGTTACTGTCAGAGGAGATGGCATTCGACACGCCTGAGGTCTTGCAGCACAGTGCTGATCCCTCCAGCCATGGTCGCAGACCTCAATCGGCGCAGATGTTTGATGATGCTGAGCAGTCTGCATTGCTATCCCACCAAGAGTGGCTGTCGCAGCAGTCACAGATGAGCAATGCCTACCAGCAATACGGATACTGGTATGGAAGCACCCAAGATCAACGATATGTCATGTCTGGAGATGTCAGCCTCACTCCGTCTCTGTTTCCACCCCAATATCGCCAAGAAGAGCCATTGCCAACTGCATGTGCCGCATACCCTGCTGTTTCTCAAATGAGGCATGTCCCAGCACCTCCAGTCGGACAGATGCAGACGCCCCCAATCCGACAGACCCAGTCACCTCATCAATCGGTTGCTCACCACACTGCCGCCCACAATACCTGTCAAATGTCCACAGGCACTGTTTTGGCTGCTGATCAGGCGGCAGACCTCAATCTCGCAGCACAGGCTACCCAGTCAGCATCTCCCAGCTACTCTTGGCCAGGAGCAacgcagcagcaacagctgGCACAGATACACGCTAGGCCCCAACAATCTTCGCAGCGAGGTGGCCGCCCAATGACTTCCAAGCCGCTTGCTCCTCGCTCACCTCTCCCGACGACTACTCATGGGCATCCTACGCCGACTCCAGGTCCCCAGCGAGGTCCCCCAGTAGAACAGACCCATGCCAAGAAGCGTCGTTCGCAGCACAACGAGCGCACATTGCACCCAAAGCCCCAGTCACGCAACACCTTGCGCGGACGATCCGATGTGATCCAGAGAATCAAGCCCGAGGATGCCCTAGTCAAGACCGAATACGATCCTGCGACGATTGCCCGCGACGTGCTGATCAATGCCGGGAAACACCCGACGGAGAGGTCTTTGAACGAGCACCTGGAGTCACTGCGCAAGAACTTCGACTTCGTCGACTACCACTCCGACCTTTCAACCTTCCGCTGGGACATTGTCGACCCTGTTGTTCCTCCGGCCGTCCCTGCTGCCAAGGGCACGTCGTGTCACGTGCAAGCCCCCCGTGAccgccctcggcctcctgCGCGTGCCTCTGCAGCGCGTCCCCAGGCGGAGGAAACACCCTCTCTTGTGTCCCCCGTCAATCTTCCTTTTTCCCACCCCCACCCGCACCCTCCCCAACTGCTGCCTCCGCATTCGAAtcaacctccgccgccagTTTCGACCCCGAGCCAGCAGGCACAGGCGAAGCCAACCCCGAAGTCGAGCCCCGCGAAGCCCAGTCCAGCAAAGGCACATCATTCCCCACAATCAGAGGATACTTCGCAGCTAGGGGCTGTGCTTCTATCGTCCGTACCAAGCATGCCTCCCAAGGGGAAGGCCGGTCGCGCGCCGCCCAAGAGGAAGGCTGAGAACaatgccgaagatgacaaggACCAAGATGACAAGGCACCGCTGATCAATTGGCCGGTCTTTGCGTGCAGATGGACCAAATGCCCTGCGGAGCTGCACAACCTGGAGACCCTCAAAAGACATATTGTGAAACTCCACATCCCGAACAACATCAAATGTGGCTGGAAGGATTGCAAGAACCCGGACGGAATGCCTGCTAATGAGCTGTGGAAACACGTTCAGGAGAGCCACATCAGCCCGGTGGCGTGGAAGCTTGGGGATGGACCGAGAATTCATCTTCCTGGTAAGACAGCTTGAAGGACTTACACACGAGAAAATCCATCCCAGGAGTGATCGAGTTTGTTTGATTTCAGGAGTCTAACCTGGATGGTCACATAGAGGAACAGGACAAATATCGGGCACCCGATATTGAGACTACGCTGAGCACCCAGACTGGGGGCCCGGATCCCATCATTTTGCCTGCTCACAAGAATGCGGTCAATGCATACCTCAAGATCCATAACATCAACGACTCGTATGGACGGGCTGAGGCGCTTTTGCGTGGAGGAATTCACTGGAAGGAGCAGGTCGGGCCGACCATTGACAAGAGTGGCTACACCCTGTCTACCCCTGCTCGCCAGTGGAAGACCGATCCTAACGAGGGCATCATGGAACTggttgatgacgacgacgacgacgatgacgacgaatAAGCATGCTTTGATATGAGATACCCGGGGGTTTACCAGCATGGCGTTTCTATTTCTGTTTGAGTGCATCACGAAGCGACTGCTTCCCGGCGTTTTTTTGTATCGGGGCTGGCGACTTGGTCTTTTCCTAGCCAGTGGACCATGCCTCCGAATCGTGCAGGTTTCTGCACCGGGTTCCTGTCGTTGAGCAGATGTCTGCCCTTAGGGTGGATGAATATCAAGTTCAGATCAAACCAGACGGTGCCATCGTAGCTGTAATTGTAATTCATGTAGGATGGGATATATCGTTACATTCCGTTTTCGCTCAAGCTGACAGTAATCCTGGTGCCCAAAGACATTCTCAATTGCATTGTTCCCTataaaacaaaaaaaaagaccccAGATCTAGCTCCCTTACGCAGCTGCTGACGCGCCTGCGCTCTCAGCCGATGGCGATGCCACGGAGCCAGCCACCTTGGCCGACTCCCCCGTCTTTGCCGAATCCGCCTCTTCATCCGAGGCgttgatgtcgaggaagtGATAGAGaacaatcatcatcatggcgcAGGagcccaggaagatggcgaggcgGTAGAGATCGTCGTCGGAGATCATGACGGCGATTGTGCAGCGCGTGCGGGTGACGGGAAGGTGAGTGGAGGGCTAATCCGAAACGAGGCGATTGATCGGCCTAACGAGAAATTGAAAGAGCCGGAAGATGAGGTGGGAGGAATTCGCGATGCAATCGGCGGAGAAGACACGTCGGCACGATTGTTCGGGCGACGCTACACAGGATGGTGCGATCCTGGGCGGGGAGGGGGATAGATGATCAAGCAAGAAAGATTGGAATCCGTTCCGACTAACGGTGTGCAGTTTCACTGCATTGGAAGACAACTTTGAAGGTAGATGTcggagggaagggaaggtggtggatggatggagtGATCAGCCCGTGTGGAAGCTCCCACCCGGAGCACCTTACCGCAACGGTAACGACTAGGTCGACTACGGGGGGCACTAATGCTCACTAGACGCACCACTGCGACAAACTACGACTTGTACTTTTGTTCCCGATCGGATCGGTCACTTCGTGCCATAGCAGGAAGTGGTGCAACGAGGGAACGAGTACTTAGTGGTACCTGACCAACCACTTCCACTCACACAGTGCCGCAGGTATCTCCGGGTCACCCGCCCCTCGGTCTGCGAAATACCAACGGTCTCGCCCTCTTCTGCAACTCAactcctctctctctccccctccctctctctctgtctcccACTCCCAATCTCCAACTTCCCTCATTCGCTTGAGAACAAGTCCacgccttctccctcttctaATTATCTATGCGCCTGCCCTCTTGCTCGCCATGACCGATCCACAGGTCCCCATCACCCTTCCAGGCCCCGCAAAACCCAGCCCCTCGCCTCTGGCCTGTCTCCTGTGCCGCCACAAGCACCTCAAATGCGACGGCCAAACCCCCATGTGCGGGCGCTGTGTCCTTACCGGCTCTGAATGTCTGTATACCAAGTCGCGTCGAGGCTACAAGGGCCCATCGAAGAAGCGCCGCGCCGATCCGGACTCACCAGTCGAGACGCCCCTCGACCCAACTACAACGGACTTTATTGATATTTGGAACCCTCAAAATGACTTTACTTATGCGCCGGCCATCCCACTGCCGTCGTCCGGTTCGGACAGTCCGGGCATGAACGATTTATCCACACCGATTCCGCCCTCCGTTCGATCGACGAATGCGCCGTTGACCCCAGACTCTTCCTCATTTcttggcggcgatggctACTTGCTTGATATCTATTACACCTACTTCCATGCGGCACATCCGATCTTACCGCCACTCCGGCACCTGTTTCGCTCTCATTTCCCGCCATTCCTTGAGCAGGTCATGAAATTCATTGGGGCCCATTTCACTCCGGCCGCCAACAGTGATACCTACCGCCCTACGGTTGTCGTGGCGGTTCAGGAACAACCGACGTCGGTGGAGAAGGTCCAggcgctgctgttgctcgCAATTGTGCTGCACTCGCGCAATGAGCGCAGCGAAGCCGGCGAGTGCTTGGCCGCCGCGGTGGATCTGGCTTTTGAGCTGGGCCTGCACGAGGCCCACTACGCCGTGACGGCCAGCGGTGGCGATCCGATCCGCGCAGAGTGCCTTCGGCGTACTTGGTGGGAATTGTTCATTATTGAGGGCATGCTGACTGCGCTCGGAGTGCAGAGTGTATACCGCACGAGCTTGGTGTCGCTCGAGGTGCCGCTGCCGTGCGAAGAGCGGATCTACCAGAACTGTCTCACTCCTCCTCTACCCCCAACCATTGCTCAATTTGACGAGCGTGTTTTCGCCGATGAGGATCGTGATTTCTCTTCATACTGCTATCGCATTGAAGCGGTGCGGATTCTTGGTCGTGTGGTGGCTCTCCAGGATATGGCAGAGGGCCAGCAAGATCACGTCGAGGCTATCGATGCGCGCATTGCCAGTTGGTTCCATCACCTCCCCGAGTCAAAGGAGGAGCTTGTACGTCCAGACGGGACCGTGGACGAGGTCATGTTCCAGGCGTGCATGATAGTCAACGGCGCCGCCATCTACCTCAATTTCCCACGATCCGaccttctttcctctccgGCGGTTGCCGCAGAGGTGATCTGTGGACACCATGGCCCTATCAGCATTCCTGCCTTTTCCCACCACGCCCACGCCATGAAAGCAGTCAAGGCATCTAGCGAGCTGTCTTCTCTCGCAGCCATCCGCCTCCCAGTTGTGAAGCACACCCCATTTTTCATCTGTGCGCTGGTGCTCAGCTCGATTGTCCAGCTGGCCGCCTGCTCCGTCAAGGCCGGACAGATGCCCGACCCTAGTCGCGACCGTCTCACGCTAACCATCGGTGTTTTCAAATCCTTGGCTCGTACTTGGGCGATTTCTCAGTCCATCATGCGGCAGATCAAAGCCGTTGCGCGGGATGTCATGGACATGGGGCTCCGTCCGACCATGGACTCGTTCGATCTATCTGCTATGCTTGATACTAACCGCTTCTGGGTGCAAGATCCCCCGAATTGAGGATTGGGCATCGCGAGAGAAAAATTTTGACTAGTCATCACTTGTGGTTTACTTTTCAATCCAATCACGCCTCGGGTGCTTTTATACCGAAACAGGGCGCGGGGCCATGCTTGGCTTCCCGTGTCGAAGGATCAGTGATCTTTCCCTATTAGACCTGAACACAGTTCACCGTTCATAGCATGGCGGTACGATGCTACGGTGCCACGCGTACCCCTAACATGCTATAATTAGCACGATGAAGTGGAAATATCGAGAATAATACCTCCCTGCTCCGGTGTCTCGATTCGATGTGTGAGCTCGGGCGGAAGGGATCAGCCGGATGGTTTAGCGCACCTTCATGGCAACTGATGCAGCTCGCACGGCCTGACGCTACCTGCATTATCAAAGGGAGCCAGGCGGAAGCTCATACACAGGACCGATATGGATGGAAAAGCGTTCATGCGGAGAATCAAGAGCTAATAAAGGGCTTTCTGAAATGATATTGAAACACCACGACCGTGGTCGACTATATTTCTGCATTATGTTTACCAAAGCCAATTTGTTTATATAGTCCTGCCAGCTTATGATCATGCCTGGCAGATTGGTGGCTTccaaaatcaaaatcaatTGAAAGCTGGACGGAGAGAGATCGTCCGATATCTAAGATTAATTGCTTGATTGTTCCAAAATCCGGACCCACGTTAGCCTACTACCCTGCGATCGCAGTAAACAGATACGAGAAAGGGAAACCCTAGTTAGACAGGCGCCATTAGAAAGCAGTAAAAGGAGCGTGAGACAGTACTGCCCTACCGAGAACTAGTTCTAGTGGATGTGCGTTCGGCCACAGACTAGCCCGGCATCTCAGGGTTGTTGCCGAACCCTTACACCTCACGCCGATGCTCTTGAATTGACCAGGGCTGACTTCGTTCCAAATCCTAACATAAAAGTTCTAGATGCAGAAACGGCGACATGACATAATCAAGAGTTACAAGGAAGAGATTTTCGATTTTTGCCTCTAATGCTGTCGCccaagggaaagaaaggtCAACGGGTATCTCGCATGGCTGGGTGTGGGTGTTGGATGCGTAACAAATGCAAAAACAAGGAACAAGTCAAGTCAGAAGCTAGGCCCCATAGCCATTGCTTGCTTTTGCAAATATGATGAAATGAAACAGCGCCAAGGAATGAAACCAGTAGGATATCACCGGAAAgtaaaagagaaaaaaagacatagCCCACAACTCCCTGCCCAATGCTCTTGTCGTTTTCAGCATCGTGTCAAGATCTAAGTGAAACGGAAGGAAAGTATCGTTTGGCTTTTAAGGCCTGTTCGTATTGAAGAAacaggaaatgaagaaaagcTCCAAGAAGGGTTAAATCCTGCCGTCGCGCATTTCCTGCAATGTAGTAGCTCGGCGCGAGACGACATCCTCCCGGCGAACGACGTTTCGGAGGGCCTCGCTGGCCTGGATCAAGCCATCAATGCTGATGGCGTGGTTGGTCATCTGGTGGTTGATGTAGGTGTAGAGGGCAGCGGGTGTCGAGCAGGTCGTGAGCAACTGCTGCTCGTTAAGCTTAAGCAGTGCCAGGGCAACTTGGAAGAGGAATGTGCTTCCCCCTCCGCTGCCAGATGAGTCGTCTTCTGCTGTTTGGGAGATCTTGTCGCCGCCTTCTTTCGCACTCGATGCAGAAAATGCGGTTGTGACCGGACCATTGGCCACGGCACTGGTCACATTGAGACACAAGACCACGTCCCACACACGGTAGAGGGCCTCGGCCGAGAGACAGTCGGTGAACAGGGAAAGAAACCACTGGAACGTGAGTGCTTCCAGTTCAATGCCCAATTCTTCAAGATGGGCCGACAGTCTGGGCAGCAGCTCCGAGATGTACTGCCGGAGGATCATCTGGTCCGCGCGAGACGCCAATAGGCCGTGGTCATAGTAGTGTTGTGGCAGGATGACTTCAATCATCGACGTCAGGATCCAGAAGGCATCCTCGGGTGTCGGCATAATAAGCAGCAGAGACGCCGCAATGAGGTTCATGCCCTGGCAGTAGCCCACCTCCGGGTTGCGGCGTGAGTACGCAAGAAGCACTTCTTTGAGCTTTGGAACGCCGGGTCccttgcggaagaagacgtTGTCGGTGAGCGTACGGCGAATGTCCATGTCGATTTGCGCTACCACCGACGAGTCCGGTTCCGACCCGCCGACTTCTCGCACCAAATCATCGTAGTAACCAGGGATTCGCATCGCAGATGCGCCGCTGCATTCTGACCAAACCTTGGCTCGGAGAGCAACGGGGATGCCACCGAGGACAAGTGACCGGAATTCACGCCACTTGGCACGGCCAACCTTGCCTTTGTTGCCCAGACCAGCAATTCCAATGACCTCACCGTCGGCGAGGGTGGCTTCTGGCGTGTCAACCGTCGTCACGGTCCGATCAGaagccgccgcggccgctgctgcttcgccttctttccTGCGTTCCGCACGCACTTTGCGCAGAAACTCATTCCACCTCACCGTGCGGTCACGCTGCAGCGTATCATGCAGGTCCGTCAGTTGCTCCAATAGCAACTTCACCGGCTCGGTATCAGTGGCAGTAGCGCGCGCTGATGTGTTCGCGGTGGTGGTTTCGTCGGATGGTACACCCGCAAGCTCGGGACGGCCAGCGGTGACTGCCGATGTCGACACCGATGGCTGTGCGCTAGAGTTGACAGACAACGGTACATTTTTGTCCATTGCTCCGGATGAGCTATGAGGACGGCTGTCTCCCGCAGTCATCAAAGAGATGATCGGAGCAGTAGATGGCGTATGAGACAACAGCTCAGTTGGCCGAGACGGCATTTTCAAATAGTCCTGCCAACGACGTAGTCCAACAGACCCACTGTCAGGGTCTTCAGGTGAAAGTGGCGTCGAGCTTTGGGTTGCGGTGGCTGTTTGCAAAGCCTGGGGGATTTCAATATCATCTTCAGGATCAGACGCGTCGCTCCGCCGACTACCCAGAGTCTCGCTAATGCTCAGGGGACGACTGCTGCTTTTGAGAGCGTTGGCTTCTCGCTGGCGCTTCTTTCGCCGCTGATCATAAATAAACCCGAATCGGTCGGTCAGAAATTCGCCTGACTGAGAGTTGTTGTAGGTTTGCGTGAGAGTCGGGGGTCGGGACTCGATGGGGAGAATAGCGTCCATCTCAACAGGGCCGAGGTTGGTCGAGCTGCGGTCTACGGCCTCGGGTGGGCCTCCTTGGGAGAAACTACCGGCTGCACTTCTGCGCCCAGTTGACGGATTCATCTTGGACGTACCAGTAGAGCCAGTGGCAGAGCGGCCACCGGGTGTAGGCAGACTGGCATTGCTGTTGATTCGCTTCAATGCAGCCACCGCAGACATCCCGCCCTTGGAAGACGCCGAAAATGTAGACGGGTTGGCTTTGTCCTTAACCTGATTTCCAGATGTCTGATTGCGATTGGTTTCGGAATCACTCGAGTCTTTTGCAGATTGTCCTGCGAACAACTTGACTGTCCACGAGCCCATAGAGCGAGAGGACTTGCGGGAGTGGATGCTTGCATCGTCGCCGTTGGTAGTAGCGCTAGCAATCCGACGCCCTGATCCACCACTGGGCTGGGTACCTGGCGGTTGAAACAGCTGCTCATCGAGCGCTTTGCGTCGTGCAGGATTGCTCGGCACATGGAGGCGTTCAGTGTTTTCctcttcaatctcttccatgTCGCTTTTGACGCTGCTGGCGCGGCTTGTCTTCCGACTGGCCGAGGTCGAGCCGAAGATATAGTCTTGCCAACTGCGACCGGAGCTCTGTCGTTTTCGCGTGTTGCTCGAATCTGTGCTGGAGCCGCCCATGCCGGTATCATTCTCTGATCTTTGGGCACGTATTGTAGACTGGAGATCTTCGGAGGCACTCGGCGGCTCCACGTAGAGTCGAGAGCCAACGGCATCGGTCATGGCCTGGGACATGAGTCCATTGAGGCCCGAGGATTGGGCCGTCCAGTCATTGCTGCTTTCACCGTCGGACTTGCGATCCTCTTGTGGCGAATTCTCCAGCTGATACAGTCTACGCTCTATATCTTGACTCGAGACAGACACCTCCCGAAGCATTCTCTTCAACTCCCGCTCCCTCGCATCGGCACGTTGTCGGAGCGCCGAGATTTCCGCATCTCGTTGGGCCAGATCGCGCGCGAATTGCCTCACGATCTTCGCGGCGCCTGTGTTCGCAATCAATCGCTCGATATGCGCGTCATCGACTAGATGCAGAGCGCCGGGGATATCACGCGTTGGCACGGAGTCTTCAAAGAGCGCTGCCCGGTCGGAGGTATTGGACAAGCCACTTGTAAGCCGTGCCAAGGTGGCCTTGCGGCCGCGAGTCGTTtcgccagcaccacctcCCTCATAGCCGGTCAGGAGTGTATTTGACAAGCCTCGGGTGAGGGTAGGAGTATCATTGGGCGTATCATTGGGCGGCGAAAGCGAAGGAAATGAGGTCAGGTCTGTCGGCGTTTTGGGCGTATTGGGTGTGTTGGAGCCCGAATGCCGTTTCTGGGCTTTACCACGGAGTGTCTTAGCGGTTTGGCTCCTGCTCGACACAGATGAGGCCTGGGACGAGGACCGTCGCTGAGAGTGCGTATCAGGCTCGGCCATGACTCAACGAtggatggcggagagggcggGATGGGTGGTTGCGGACTTCATGAATGCTTGTCAAAGAAGGGGCTGCCGCCAGCTGGCTTGATCGGTGTCTCGCGATGCGGTTTCCTGCTGTCGTTGTCGCGCGTCCTTTGGCGATCGCAGGCGATGACGCGGATCTCAAGAATGCAGGGGGGTCGACGGCAGACATTCAAGAGCTCCCTCGCCGACTAAAACACTATCTGGGAGATTGTCGTCGCTTGCTGACTGCCTGAATCAACTAAAAGATTGTCTTATCCCGCCAACAACTTTTGTTGATGCCCAGTGAGCACATGACGTGTGCGTGCACGTGACCCATCTTGCTGATGTAATCGTTTGGTATCAAGTAACCTTAAGCCTCGGCTCTCCGCATTAATTGATAACCGGGGAAAGCTGAACACATACATAAGGAGCATCTCTCCTGCTTGGTTCTACTGCATACATACACAATGTCCTCCGCAGTCGCCAAACAGCGCCTCCAGGCCCTCAGCCAACAACTAGCGGAGGGTATCCCCGACGAGGGCACCTTTGAGGACATTCCCAAGATCCGCCATGTAGCCGGAGACTCGGCTGGACCGTAAGTAATCGCCAATGTGTCGAGGATCTACTCGTAAATAACATGTATCCCACAGCCGAGCGAAGGGCAAGGTGGTGATTATCACGGGTGAGTCTGCAGCACCTTCAATTCCATGCCGTTTCGTTTCTAACCAGCAACCAGGCGCAAACTCGCCGAATGGCATCGGCCGTGCTAGCGCACACCAGTTCGCCAACAATGGCGCCAAGGCAGTGTACATCTGCGACTTTGCCGACTCGCATCTTGCCACGCACAAGCGGGAGATGGAGTCGTTGTACCCCGGCGTAGACGTGCATGCGCGGCAGTTCGACGCAGCCGATGAGAAGGCCGTGACGGCCGTGATTGACGATGCGATAGCCAAGTACGGGCGTCTGGAcgtcttcttcgccaatGCAGGTATCGTGGGCCAACCGAAGATGTTTACCGAGATTGACGGCGAGGGGTTCATTAAGACCCTGCGGACTAATACTCTGGGGTAAGTCGGCGGTTGTTCAAAAAACAGAAGGAGCCAACTGTCTAACATCCCCATGCAGACCCTTCCTGGCTGCCAAACACGCGGCACCAGCTATGAAAGTCACCTCGGCCGCAAAGCCCTATCCCAATGGGTCAATCATTTGCACCGCCTCTGTAGCAGGCCTGCGGTCCAACGCCGGGTCGACCGACTACTCCGCGTCCAAGGCAGCGGTAGTGTCGATCGCACAGACGGTGTCATACCAGCTGGCCGGCACCGGTATCCGCATCAATGCCATCTGCCCGGGATTGATCGAGACGGGGA from Penicillium psychrofluorescens genome assembly, chromosome: 5 carries:
- a CDS encoding uncharacterized protein (ID:PFLUO_007344-T1.cds;~source:funannotate), giving the protein MTSDWWPELLSEEMAFDTPEVLQHSADPSSHGRRPQSAQMFDDAEQSALLSHQEWLSQQSQMSNAYQQYGYWYGSTQDQRYVMSGDVSLTPSLFPPQYRQEEPLPTACAAYPAVSQMRHVPAPPVGQMQTPPIRQTQSPHQSVAHHTAAHNTCQMSTGTVLAADQAADLNLAAQATQSASPSYSWPGATQQQQLAQIHARPQQSSQRGGRPMTSKPLAPRSPLPTTTHGHPTPTPGPQRGPPVEQTHAKKRRSQHNERTLHPKPQSRNTLRGRSDVIQRIKPEDALVKTEYDPATIARDVLINAGKHPTERSLNEHLESLRKNFDFVDYHSDLSTFRWDIVDPVVPPAVPAAKGTSCHVQAPRDRPRPPARASAARPQAEETPSLVSPVNLPFSHPHPHPPQLLPPHSNQPPPPVSTPSQQAQAKPTPKSSPAKPSPAKAHHSPQSEDTSQLGAVLLSSVPSMPPKGKAGRAPPKRKAENNAEDDKDQDDKAPLINWPVFACRWTKCPAELHNLETLKRHIVKLHIPNNIKCGWKDCKNPDGMPANELWKHVQESHISPVAWKLGDGPRIHLPEEQDKYRAPDIETTLSTQTGGPDPIILPAHKNAVNAYLKIHNINDSYGRAEALLRGGIHWKEQVGPTIDKSGYTLSTPARQWKTDPNEGIMELVDDDDDDDDDE
- a CDS encoding uncharacterized protein (ID:PFLUO_007347-T1.cds;~source:funannotate) yields the protein MAEPDTHSQRRSSSQASSVSSRSQTAKTLRGKAQKRHSGSNTPNTPKTPTDLTSFPSLSPPNDTPNDTPTLTRGLSNTLLTGYEGGGAGETTRGRKATLARLTSGLSNTSDRAALFEDSVPTRDIPGALHLVDDAHIERLIANTGAAKIVRQFARDLAQRDAEISALRQRADARERELKRMLREVSVSSQDIERRLYQLENSPQEDRKSDGESSNDWTAQSSGLNGLMSQAMTDAVGSRLYVEPPSASEDLQSTIRAQRSENDTGMGGSSTDSSNTRKRQSSGRSWQDYIFGSTSASRKTSRASSVKSDMEEIEEENTERLHVPSNPARRKALDEQLFQPPGTQPSGGSGRRIASATTNGDDASIHSRKSSRSMGSWTVKLFAGQSAKDSSDSETNRNQTSGNQVKDKANPSTFSASSKGGMSAVAALKRINSNASLPTPGGRSATGSTGTSKMNPSTGRRSAAGSFSQGGPPEAVDRSSTNLGPVEMDAILPIESRPPTLTQTYNNSQSGEFLTDRFGFIYDQRRKKRQREANALKSSSRPLSISETLGSRRSDASDPEDDIEIPQALQTATATQSSTPLSPEDPDSGSVGLRRWQDYLKMPSRPTELLSHTPSTAPIISLMTAGDSRPHSSSGAMDKNVPLSVNSSAQPSVSTSAVTAGRPELAGVPSDETTTANTSARATATDTEPVKLLLEQLTDLHDTLQRDRTVRWNEFLRKVRAERRKEGEAAAAAAASDRTVTTVDTPEATLADGEVIGIAGLGNKGKVGRAKWREFRSLVLGGIPVALRAKVWSECSGASAMRIPGYYDDLVREVGGSEPDSSVVAQIDMDIRRTLTDNVFFRKGPGVPKLKEVLLAYSRRNPEVGYCQGMNLIAASLLLIMPTPEDAFWILTSMIEVILPQHYYDHGLLASRADQMILRQYISELLPRLSAHLEELGIELEALTFQWFLSLFTDCLSAEALYRVWDVVLCLNVTSAVANGPVTTAFSASSAKEGGDKISQTAEDDSSGSGGGSTFLFQVALALLKLNEQQLLTTCSTPAALYTYINHQMTNHAISIDGLIQASEALRNVVRREDVVSRRATTLQEMRDGRI
- a CDS encoding uncharacterized protein (ID:PFLUO_007345-T1.cds;~source:funannotate), with the protein product MISDDDLYRLAIFLGSCAMMMIVLYHFLDINASDEEADSAKTGESAKVAGSVASPSAESAGASAAAYDGTVWFDLNLIFIHPKGRHLLNDRNPVQKPARFGGMVHWLGKDQVASPDTKKRREAVAS
- a CDS encoding uncharacterized protein (ID:PFLUO_007346-T1.cds;~source:funannotate); the protein is MTDPQVPITLPGPAKPSPSPLACLLCRHKHLKCDGQTPMCGRCVLTGSECLYTKSRRGYKGPSKKRRADPDSPVETPLDPTTTDFIDIWNPQNDFTYAPAIPLPSSGSDSPGMNDLSTPIPPSVRSTNAPLTPDSSSFLGGDGYLLDIYYTYFHAAHPILPPLRHLFRSHFPPFLEQVMKFIGAHFTPAANSDTYRPTVVVAVQEQPTSVEKVQALLLLAIVLHSRNERSEAGECLAAAVDLAFELGLHEAHYAVTASGGDPIRAECLRRTWWELFIIEGMLTALGVQSVYRTSLVSLEVPLPCEERIYQNCLTPPLPPTIAQFDERVFADEDRDFSSYCYRIEAVRILGRVVALQDMAEGQQDHVEAIDARIASWFHHLPESKEELVRPDGTVDEVMFQACMIVNGAAIYLNFPRSDLLSSPAVAAEVICGHHGPISIPAFSHHAHAMKAVKASSELSSLAAIRLPVVKHTPFFICALVLSSIVQLAACSVKAGQMPDPSRDRLTLTIGVFKSLARTWAISQSIMRQIKAVARDVMDMGLRPTMDSFDLSAMLDTNRFWVQDPPN
- a CDS encoding uncharacterized protein (ID:PFLUO_007348-T1.cds;~source:funannotate), with product MSSAVAKQRLQALSQQLAEGIPDEGTFEDIPKIRHVAGDSAGPRAKGKVVIITGANSPNGIGRASAHQFANNGAKAVYICDFADSHLATHKREMESLYPGVDVHARQFDAADEKAVTAVIDDAIAKYGRLDVFFANAGIVGQPKMFTEIDGEGFIKTLRTNTLGPFLAAKHAAPAMKVTSAAKPYPNGSIICTASVAGLRSNAGSTDYSASKAAVVSIAQTVSYQLAGTGIRINAICPGLIETGMTKPVFDMARARGTERKIGQLNPTQRGAVADEVARVALFLGSDESSYVNGQAWAVCGGLSAGHPVVPGKLA